One window of the Paenibacillus beijingensis genome contains the following:
- the sufB gene encoding Fe-S cluster assembly protein SufB, with protein sequence MAKKMPEMEEYKYGFRDEHKAVFQSGKGLTPEIVRTISEMKNEPEWMLDFRLKSLEQFNKMAMPRWGGDLDELDFNDIQYYVKPSEKQGKTWEEVPAEIKETFDKLGIPEAEQKFLAGVSAQYESEVVYHSMQEDLEKQGVIFMDTDTALREHPEIFKEHFGTVIPPADNKFAALNSAVWSGGSFIYVPKGVKCEVPLQAYFRINSENMGQFERTLIIADEDSFVHYVEGCTAPIYSTNSLHSAVVEIIVKKNARVRYTTIQNWAPNIYNLVTKRAVADENATMEWVDGNIGSKLTMKYPAVVLRGRGAKGMVLSIAVAGKGQHQDAGAKMIHLAPDTTSTIVSKSISKHGGKVTYRGLASFGRKAEGAKANIKCDTLILDNESTSDTIPYNEIMNDNITLEHEATVSKVSEDQLFYLMSRGLTEAEATQMIVMGFIEPFTKELPMEYAVEMNRLIKFEMEGSIG encoded by the coding sequence ATGGCCAAAAAAATGCCGGAAATGGAAGAGTACAAATACGGTTTTCGCGATGAGCATAAAGCGGTATTTCAAAGCGGCAAAGGTCTGACTCCGGAAATCGTGCGCACCATTTCGGAAATGAAGAACGAGCCGGAATGGATGCTGGATTTCCGTTTGAAATCGCTGGAGCAATTTAATAAGATGGCGATGCCGCGTTGGGGCGGCGATCTTGACGAGCTTGATTTCAACGATATCCAGTACTACGTGAAGCCTTCCGAGAAACAGGGCAAGACGTGGGAAGAAGTACCGGCTGAAATTAAGGAAACGTTCGACAAGCTCGGCATTCCGGAAGCGGAGCAAAAGTTTCTTGCCGGCGTATCGGCTCAATATGAGTCGGAGGTCGTTTACCACAGCATGCAGGAAGATCTCGAGAAGCAGGGCGTTATCTTTATGGATACCGATACGGCGCTGCGCGAGCATCCGGAAATTTTCAAAGAGCATTTCGGCACCGTCATTCCTCCGGCTGACAATAAGTTCGCTGCGCTGAACAGTGCGGTATGGTCGGGCGGCAGCTTTATTTATGTACCGAAAGGCGTGAAATGCGAAGTTCCGCTGCAGGCATACTTCCGCATTAACTCGGAAAATATGGGCCAGTTCGAAAGAACGCTCATCATCGCCGACGAAGACAGCTTCGTCCATTACGTGGAAGGCTGTACGGCTCCGATTTACAGCACCAATTCCCTGCACAGCGCAGTGGTTGAAATCATCGTGAAGAAAAATGCCCGCGTCCGTTACACGACGATCCAAAACTGGGCGCCGAACATTTACAACCTCGTTACGAAACGCGCGGTTGCCGATGAGAACGCGACGATGGAGTGGGTTGACGGCAACATCGGCTCCAAGCTGACGATGAAATACCCGGCTGTCGTACTGAGAGGCCGCGGAGCGAAAGGTATGGTTCTTTCGATCGCCGTTGCGGGCAAAGGGCAGCATCAGGATGCCGGCGCGAAGATGATTCACCTGGCTCCGGATACGACGTCGACGATCGTCTCCAAATCGATCAGCAAGCACGGCGGTAAAGTAACGTACCGCGGTCTGGCATCGTTCGGACGTAAAGCGGAAGGCGCAAAAGCGAACATTAAGTGCGACACGCTTATTCTGGACAATGAGTCCACGTCGGATACGATTCCGTACAACGAAATCATGAATGACAACATTACGCTGGAGCATGAAGCGACCGTCTCCAAAGTGTCCGAGGATCAGCTGTTCTACCTGATGAGCCGCGGACTGACGGAAGCCGAAGCGACCCAGATGATCGTTATGGGCTTCATCGAGCCGTTTACGAAAGAGCTGCCGATGGAGTACGCGGTCGAAATGAACCGTCTGATCAAGTTCGAAATGGAAGGCTCGATCGGTTAA
- the sufU gene encoding Fe-S cluster assembly sulfur transfer protein SufU, whose product MQLDDLYRRVIMDHYKNPRNRGTMDEEAVTINLNNPTCGDRISLQLELEEGKVKQAKFTGEGCSISMSSASMMTEAVKGKTLEQAYGLADKFSSLMKGEPVEFEEYEDIEALSGVNKFPARIKCATLAWNALRKGVESQQKD is encoded by the coding sequence ATGCAATTGGATGATTTGTACCGCCGTGTCATTATGGATCACTACAAAAATCCGCGCAACCGTGGTACGATGGACGAAGAAGCCGTTACGATCAATTTGAACAATCCGACGTGCGGCGATCGCATTTCCTTGCAGCTGGAGCTTGAAGAAGGCAAAGTGAAACAAGCGAAATTTACCGGCGAAGGCTGTTCGATCAGCATGTCCTCCGCATCGATGATGACGGAAGCCGTGAAAGGGAAGACGCTGGAGCAGGCTTACGGGCTTGCCGACAAATTTTCTTCCCTGATGAAGGGCGAGCCGGTCGAGTTTGAAGAATACGAAGATATTGAAGCCTTGTCGGGCGTGAATAAATTTCCCGCGCGCATCAAGTGCGCCACACTGGCATGGAACGCGCTGCGCAAAGGCGTGGAATCTCAGCAAAAGGACTAA
- a CDS encoding cysteine desulfurase: MNIQGIREQFPILHQEINGHPLVYLDSAATSQKPRSVIEAVKRYYELDNANVHRGVHTLGSRATDAYEGARARVAEFLNAAGPEQIVFTRGTTGALNLVASSYAPSVLQEGDEIVITPMEHHSNLIPWQQAARRSGAVLKYIPLQPDGTISLEDVERTVTDKTKIVSVTYVSNVLGTINPVKEIAAIAHRSGAVIVVDGAQSTPHMRIDVQDLDLDFYALSGHKMCGPTGIGALYGRKSLLEAMEPVEFGGEMIDHVDLYESTWKEIPWRFEGGTPIIAGAVGLAAAIDFLEEIGLDTIDAHERQLASYAYDKLSAIDGLTIYGPKQNRVGLVTFNLDDIHPHDVATVLDSEGVAVRAGHHCCQPLMRWLDVTATARASFYLYNTEEDVDRLAASLLKTKEFFGHAIG; the protein is encoded by the coding sequence ATGAACATTCAAGGAATCAGGGAACAATTCCCCATCCTTCATCAAGAAATAAACGGGCATCCGCTCGTATATCTCGACAGCGCGGCGACTTCGCAGAAGCCGCGTTCCGTCATTGAGGCCGTCAAACGCTATTATGAGCTTGACAATGCCAACGTGCACCGCGGCGTACACACGCTCGGCTCCCGGGCGACGGACGCTTACGAAGGCGCCCGCGCGCGGGTGGCCGAATTTCTGAACGCTGCAGGTCCGGAGCAGATTGTGTTCACCCGCGGCACGACAGGCGCCCTCAATCTGGTCGCTTCCAGCTATGCGCCATCCGTGCTGCAGGAAGGCGACGAAATCGTCATCACGCCGATGGAGCATCACAGCAATCTCATCCCGTGGCAGCAGGCTGCGCGCCGCAGCGGCGCCGTTCTGAAATATATCCCGCTGCAGCCGGACGGCACCATCTCGCTTGAAGATGTGGAACGGACGGTAACGGATAAAACGAAGATCGTTTCCGTCACTTACGTCTCCAACGTGCTCGGCACAATCAACCCGGTTAAGGAAATTGCGGCAATCGCTCACCGTAGCGGCGCCGTGATCGTCGTGGACGGCGCGCAGAGCACGCCTCATATGCGAATCGACGTTCAGGATCTGGATCTCGACTTTTACGCGCTGTCGGGCCACAAAATGTGCGGACCGACCGGCATCGGCGCCCTGTACGGCCGTAAATCGCTGCTTGAAGCGATGGAGCCGGTGGAGTTCGGCGGCGAAATGATCGACCATGTCGACTTGTACGAATCGACGTGGAAGGAAATTCCGTGGCGCTTCGAAGGCGGCACCCCGATTATTGCCGGCGCGGTAGGGCTTGCGGCGGCGATCGATTTCTTGGAAGAAATCGGGCTCGATACGATCGACGCCCACGAACGGCAGCTGGCTTCGTACGCATATGACAAGCTGTCTGCGATCGACGGGCTGACCATTTACGGTCCGAAGCAAAACCGGGTCGGACTCGTGACGTTTAATCTCGACGATATTCACCCCCACGATGTGGCAACCGTGCTGGATTCCGAAGGGGTGGCGGTAAGGGCGGGCCATCACTGCTGCCAGCCGCTGATGCGCTGGCTGGATGTGACGGCTACCGCTAGGGCAAGCTTTTATTTATACAACACCGAAGAAGACGTGGACCGGCTTGCGGCCTCGCTTCTGAAGACAAAGGAGTTCTTCGGACATGCAATTGGATGA